From Sphingomonas hengshuiensis, one genomic window encodes:
- the yidC gene encoding membrane protein insertase YidC has translation MKEDQKNFVIFALLAALILFAWQPIMHWVFPQQPAATTKLVNGKSQPVPNPAADPTADSPSALRDRAAVLAETPRVVIDTPSVKGSINLKGARFDDLVLVKYDENISKNSPPIRLLSPTGAAGAYFAQIGWQGVGTQAPGADTVWQASAPRLTPTTPVTLTTTNATGQRFQIDLAVDEHYMFTIRQTVTNLGAAPVAVTPFALVSRSSRSTDVDQYVAHVGPVAVAASAANYINYGDVETAPKQFTTTGGWAGFADHYWLTAIVPDQKLPVSLQQRGTPAKTYQADYQLTQPINLAPGTKASYSSHFFAGAKEVKLLEDYQDKLGIDEFDRAIDWGWFGMIEQPIFYYLDWLFRLVGNFGVAIILLTITIRALLFPIAQKQFASMAKMRVLQPKMKALQERWKDDKPRQQQEIMKLYKEEKANPVAGCLPMLLQIPIMFALYKVLLLTIEMRHQPFVLWIKDLSAPDPATILNLFGYLNFTPPSFLAIGIVPVLLGVSMYYQMKLNPAPLDDMQKQIFAIMPWMLMFVMAPFAVGLQVYWITSNILTILQQRWLYSKHPALKEPLPKKDAPKKEVAVK, from the coding sequence GTGAAAGAAGACCAAAAGAATTTCGTGATCTTCGCGTTGCTGGCGGCGCTGATCCTGTTCGCCTGGCAGCCGATCATGCACTGGGTGTTCCCGCAACAGCCCGCCGCGACGACCAAGCTGGTCAACGGCAAGAGCCAGCCCGTGCCCAATCCGGCGGCCGATCCGACCGCCGATTCGCCCTCCGCGCTGCGCGATCGCGCCGCGGTGCTGGCCGAAACGCCGCGCGTCGTGATCGACACGCCGAGCGTGAAGGGCTCGATCAACCTCAAGGGCGCGCGCTTCGACGATCTCGTCCTGGTGAAGTACGACGAAAACATCTCGAAGAATTCGCCGCCGATCCGGCTGCTGTCGCCCACCGGCGCGGCGGGCGCCTATTTCGCGCAGATCGGCTGGCAGGGCGTCGGCACCCAGGCGCCGGGCGCCGATACCGTGTGGCAGGCCAGCGCCCCCCGGCTCACCCCGACCACGCCGGTCACGCTGACCACCACCAACGCGACCGGCCAGCGCTTCCAGATCGATCTCGCGGTCGACGAGCATTACATGTTCACGATCCGCCAGACCGTCACCAATCTCGGCGCGGCGCCCGTGGCGGTGACGCCCTTCGCGCTCGTCTCGCGCTCCAGCCGCTCGACCGATGTCGACCAATATGTCGCGCATGTCGGCCCGGTCGCGGTGGCCGCCAGCGCCGCCAACTATATCAACTATGGCGATGTCGAAACCGCGCCGAAGCAGTTCACCACCACCGGCGGCTGGGCGGGCTTCGCCGACCATTATTGGCTGACTGCGATCGTCCCCGACCAGAAGCTGCCCGTCTCGCTCCAGCAGCGCGGCACCCCGGCCAAGACCTATCAGGCCGACTATCAGCTGACTCAGCCGATCAACCTCGCCCCCGGCACCAAGGCCAGCTATTCGAGCCACTTCTTCGCCGGCGCGAAGGAAGTGAAACTGCTCGAAGACTATCAGGACAAGCTCGGCATCGACGAGTTTGATCGCGCGATCGACTGGGGCTGGTTCGGGATGATCGAACAGCCGATCTTCTATTATCTCGACTGGCTGTTCCGCCTCGTCGGCAATTTCGGCGTCGCGATCATCCTGCTGACGATCACGATCCGCGCGCTGCTCTTCCCGATCGCGCAGAAGCAGTTCGCGTCGATGGCCAAGATGCGCGTGCTCCAGCCCAAGATGAAGGCCCTGCAGGAGCGCTGGAAGGACGACAAGCCGCGCCAGCAGCAGGAGATCATGAAGCTGTACAAGGAGGAGAAGGCCAACCCCGTCGCGGGCTGCCTGCCGATGCTCCTCCAGATCCCGATCATGTTCGCGCTGTACAAGGTGCTGTTGCTGACGATCGAGATGCGGCACCAGCCGTTCGTTTTGTGGATCAAGGATCTGTCCGCACCCGATCCCGCGACGATCCTCAACCTGTTCGGCTATCTGAACTTCACGCCCCCCAGCTTCCTGGCGATCGGCATCGTGCCGGTGCTGCTCGGCGTGTCGATGTATTATCAGATGAAGCTGAACCCGGCGCCGCTCGACGACATGCAGAAGCAGATCTTCGCGATCATGCCGTGGATGCTGATGTTCGTGATGGCGCCGTTCGCGGTGGGCCTCCAGGTCTACTGGATCACGTCGAACATCCTGACGATCCTCCAGCAGCGCTGGCTCTATTCGAAGCATCCGGCGCTGAAGGAGCCGCTTCCTAAGAAGGACGCGCCCAAAAAGGAAGTGGCGGTCAAATGA
- a CDS encoding NADH-ubiquinone oxidoreductase-F iron-sulfur binding region domain-containing protein — protein MQVRISDDALAIACGADRVAQRFTELGHAVVRTSSWGMHWLEPLVELDGIGYGPVGPGDVDAIMAGTADHLRIGAIADHPFLASQTRLTFARAGRTRPLSLEDYADTGGWLGLHTAREIGGEAIVDMLKASGLRGRGGAGFPAGIKWDTVRLARGHRKYIVCNADEGDSGTFADRMLMEGDPFCLIEGMAIAGLAVGAGKGFVYIRSEYPHAIAKMRAAALLAAPLIAPFEIEIRVGAGAYVCGEETSLLNSLEGKRGEVRAKPPLPAIEGLFGCPTVVNNVLTLAAVPFVLAEGAQAYAEYGMGRSRGTMPIQLAGNIRYGGLYETAFGVTLGQLVNDIGGGTASGRPVRAVQVGGPLGAYFPPALFDTPFDYEAFTAVDGLIGHGGITVFDDSVDMAAQARFAFEFCAIESCGKCTPCRIGAVRGKETIDKLISGDSVASNLALVSDLCETMKFGSLCALGGFTPYPVMSAITHFPEDFGPERQAAE, from the coding sequence ATGCAGGTGCGGATCTCCGACGACGCGCTCGCCATTGCTTGCGGCGCGGACCGCGTGGCGCAGCGCTTCACCGAACTGGGCCATGCGGTCGTCCGCACGTCGAGCTGGGGGATGCACTGGCTCGAGCCGTTGGTCGAACTGGATGGCATTGGCTATGGTCCGGTCGGCCCCGGCGACGTCGACGCCATTATGGCCGGGACTGCGGACCATCTCCGCATCGGTGCGATCGCGGACCATCCCTTCCTCGCCAGCCAGACCCGCCTGACCTTCGCGCGCGCCGGCAGAACGCGCCCGCTCAGCCTCGAAGATTATGCCGATACCGGCGGCTGGCTTGGCCTGCATACCGCCCGCGAGATCGGCGGCGAGGCGATCGTCGACATGCTCAAGGCATCGGGCCTGCGCGGTCGCGGCGGCGCGGGGTTCCCGGCCGGCATCAAATGGGACACGGTCCGCCTCGCGCGGGGACATCGCAAATACATCGTCTGCAACGCCGACGAGGGCGATAGCGGCACCTTCGCCGATCGCATGTTGATGGAGGGCGACCCCTTCTGCCTGATCGAAGGCATGGCGATCGCCGGCCTGGCCGTCGGCGCGGGCAAGGGCTTCGTCTATATCCGTTCCGAATATCCGCATGCCATCGCCAAGATGCGTGCGGCAGCGCTGCTCGCGGCGCCGTTGATCGCACCGTTCGAGATCGAGATCCGCGTCGGCGCCGGCGCCTATGTCTGCGGCGAGGAAACCTCGCTGCTCAACAGCCTGGAGGGCAAGCGCGGCGAAGTCCGCGCCAAGCCGCCGCTACCGGCGATCGAGGGGCTGTTCGGCTGCCCCACCGTGGTCAACAACGTGCTGACCCTTGCCGCCGTGCCCTTTGTGCTTGCCGAAGGCGCGCAGGCCTATGCGGAGTATGGCATGGGCCGCTCGCGCGGCACGATGCCGATCCAGCTTGCCGGGAACATCCGCTACGGCGGATTATACGAGACCGCGTTCGGCGTGACGCTGGGCCAGTTGGTCAACGACATCGGCGGCGGCACGGCGAGCGGGCGTCCGGTGCGCGCGGTGCAGGTCGGCGGGCCGCTCGGCGCCTATTTCCCGCCCGCATTGTTCGACACCCCATTCGACTATGAGGCATTCACTGCGGTCGACGGTCTGATCGGCCATGGCGGCATCACCGTGTTCGACGACAGCGTCGACATGGCGGCGCAGGCGCGCTTCGCGTTCGAATTCTGCGCCATCGAAAGCTGCGGCAAATGCACGCCCTGCCGGATCGGCGCGGTGCGCGGCAAGGAGACGATCGACAAGCTCATCTCGGGCGATTCGGTGGCTTCCAATCTGGCCCTCGTCTCGGACCTTTGCGAGACGATGAAATTCGGCTCGCTCTGCGCGCTCGGCGGGTTCACGCCCTATCCGGTGATGAGCGCGATCACCCATTTCCCCGAAGATTTCGGGCCCGAGCGGCAGGCGGCGGAATGA
- a CDS encoding LysR family transcriptional regulator, with product MQFRFLEYFIALAEERHFARAAKRCNVTQPTLSAGIVALESLLGKRLALRDRRFIDLTPEGYAILPHVRALIAGHDELRHSIDAGGSLRGELRLGVIPAAMPQIGGLIGALHASHPELRVAVRQLTSAAIVEGIGNFELDAGLTYLETESRAGIQSVALFEECYRFATHVEGRFGARQSVTLAEVVSEPLCLLHHGMQNRRILDGHLARAELAAAPVATSDSYLALLSMVASGGLSSVMTTSHAGFVGPDLKVRLIEISDLPQSNGVALIVTDRGPVSPFARAALAAARALQSNLP from the coding sequence ATGCAGTTCCGATTCCTGGAATATTTCATAGCGCTCGCTGAGGAGCGGCATTTCGCACGTGCCGCCAAGCGCTGCAATGTAACCCAGCCCACCTTATCGGCGGGCATCGTGGCGTTGGAGAGTCTGCTCGGGAAGCGACTTGCACTGCGCGACCGCCGCTTCATCGACCTCACTCCGGAAGGCTATGCCATCCTTCCCCATGTGCGCGCGCTGATCGCCGGCCATGACGAACTGCGCCACTCGATCGATGCCGGCGGCTCCTTGCGCGGCGAGCTTCGCCTTGGCGTGATTCCCGCCGCGATGCCCCAGATCGGGGGGCTGATCGGCGCGCTCCACGCGAGCCACCCCGAGCTCCGCGTCGCGGTGCGCCAGCTCACCTCTGCGGCGATCGTGGAGGGGATCGGCAATTTCGAGCTCGATGCCGGCCTGACCTATCTCGAAACCGAATCCCGCGCCGGCATCCAGTCCGTGGCGCTGTTCGAAGAATGCTATCGCTTCGCCACGCATGTCGAAGGGCGATTCGGTGCGCGCCAAAGCGTGACGCTGGCCGAGGTCGTCTCGGAGCCGCTCTGCCTTCTCCATCACGGCATGCAGAACCGCCGGATCCTCGACGGTCATCTGGCGCGGGCAGAGCTTGCCGCCGCCCCCGTCGCCACCAGCGATTCCTATCTCGCGCTGCTGTCCATGGTTGCCTCGGGCGGCCTGTCCAGCGTCATGACCACCAGCCATGCCGGGTTTGTCGGGCCGGATCTCAAGGTTCGGCTTATCGAGATCAGCGACTTGCCACAGTCCAACGGCGTTGCGCTGATCGTCACCGATCGCGGCCCCGTATCGCCCTTCGCACGGGCCGCGCTTGCCGCCGCCCGTGCGCTGCAGAGCAACCTTCCCTGA
- the rpmH gene encoding 50S ribosomal protein L34 encodes MKRTFQPSNLVRARRHGFRARMATPGGRNVIRARRARGRNKLSA; translated from the coding sequence ATGAAGCGGACCTTTCAGCCGAGCAACCTGGTGCGTGCGCGCCGGCACGGCTTCCGCGCGCGGATGGCGACCCCCGGTGGCCGCAACGTGATCCGCGCCCGCCGCGCCCGCGGCCGCAACAAGCTGTCGGCCTAA
- a CDS encoding NAD(P)H-dependent oxidoreductase subunit E yields METGSDIAEIVGAHADCEGPLLPILHDVQARFGWVSEASIAQIAAALNLSRAEVSGVVSFYHDFRRTPDPRPVIRLCRAESCQARGSEPLAAAAATLAGERIRIEAVYCLGLCSAGPAAMIGGDVHARLDSERIAALMAVL; encoded by the coding sequence GTGGAGACGGGCAGCGACATCGCGGAAATTGTGGGTGCACATGCGGACTGCGAAGGACCGCTCTTGCCGATATTGCACGACGTCCAGGCCCGCTTCGGCTGGGTTTCGGAAGCGTCGATTGCGCAGATCGCGGCCGCGCTCAACCTCAGCCGTGCGGAAGTTTCCGGCGTGGTCAGCTTCTATCACGATTTTCGCCGAACCCCCGATCCGCGCCCCGTGATCCGGCTTTGCCGCGCCGAATCGTGCCAGGCGCGCGGCAGCGAACCGCTTGCCGCCGCGGCGGCAACGCTTGCCGGCGAACGCATCCGCATCGAGGCCGTCTATTGTCTCGGGCTCTGTTCGGCAGGGCCCGCCGCGATGATTGGCGGCGACGTCCACGCCCGGCTCGATTCCGAGCGAATTGCCGCGCTGATGGCGGTGCTCTGA
- a CDS encoding zinc ribbon domain-containing protein yields MLAGIAKCGHPECGHALTIATGKGGRYRCSRRLRRDETACQATSIRDERLETIVMDALADRLLRPERR; encoded by the coding sequence GTGCTCGCAGGCATCGCCAAATGTGGTCACCCCGAATGCGGTCATGCGCTCACCATCGCTACCGGCAAAGGTGGCCGTTACCGATGCTCTCGCCGTCTGCGCCGGGACGAGACTGCATGCCAAGCGACCAGCATTCGCGACGAGAGACTCGAAACGATTGTCATGGACGCCCTGGCCGACCGGCTGCTCCGCCCAGAACGGAGGTAA
- a CDS encoding YifB family Mg chelatase-like AAA ATPase: MVASVSTVAYLGLEARAVEVQCNLVAGLPKFVVVGLPDKAVGESRERVRAAMAAIGLALPPKHIILNLSPADLPKEGSHFDLPIALALLGAMGVVDAETLAGYVVVGELALDGRIAPSPGVLLAALHASEIGKGLVCPAAQGAEAAWAGQVEVIAAPDLIALLNHFKGRQLLSAPVGGEADPVGRGADLAQVKGQETAKRALEIAAAGGHNMLMVGPPGAGKSLLASCLPGILPPLDAAEALEVSMVASVAGTLAGGRLTRTRPFRSPHHSASMAALTGGGLKVKPGEVSLAHLGVLFLDELPEFQRAVLDSLRQPLEAGVVSVARANAHVTFPARVQLIAAMNPCRCGHLGDPALACARAPRCAADYQAKVSGPLLDRIDLHIEVQPVTAADLVMPPPAEGSAEVAARVAAARSVQAARYAGAAARMNAEAEGLLLAEHCTPDEAGRTLLAQAAEAMRLSARGYTRVLRVARTIADLAGTEGVGRIHVAEALSYRRQAPRS, translated from the coding sequence TTGGTCGCGAGCGTATCGACGGTTGCCTATCTGGGGCTCGAGGCGCGCGCCGTCGAAGTGCAGTGCAATCTCGTCGCCGGACTGCCCAAGTTCGTGGTCGTCGGGCTGCCCGACAAGGCCGTCGGCGAGAGCCGCGAGCGGGTGCGCGCCGCGATGGCGGCGATCGGCCTCGCGCTGCCGCCCAAGCATATCATCCTGAACCTGTCGCCCGCCGATTTGCCCAAGGAAGGGTCGCATTTCGACCTGCCGATCGCGCTCGCGCTGCTGGGCGCGATGGGGGTGGTCGATGCCGAGACGCTGGCGGGCTATGTCGTCGTCGGCGAACTCGCGCTGGACGGGCGGATCGCGCCGTCGCCCGGCGTTCTGCTGGCCGCGCTGCACGCGTCGGAGATCGGCAAGGGGCTCGTCTGTCCCGCGGCGCAGGGGGCGGAGGCGGCATGGGCGGGGCAAGTCGAAGTGATCGCCGCGCCCGACCTGATCGCGCTGCTCAACCACTTCAAGGGCCGCCAGCTCCTGTCGGCGCCGGTGGGGGGCGAGGCCGACCCGGTCGGCCGGGGCGCCGACCTGGCGCAGGTGAAAGGGCAGGAGACCGCCAAGCGCGCGCTGGAGATCGCGGCGGCGGGCGGGCACAATATGCTGATGGTCGGGCCGCCGGGCGCGGGAAAATCGCTGCTCGCCTCGTGCCTGCCCGGCATCTTGCCCCCGCTCGACGCCGCCGAGGCGCTGGAGGTGTCGATGGTCGCATCGGTCGCGGGGACGCTGGCGGGCGGGCGGCTGACGCGCACCCGCCCGTTTCGCAGCCCGCACCATTCGGCGTCGATGGCGGCGCTGACCGGCGGCGGGCTCAAGGTGAAGCCGGGCGAAGTGAGCCTCGCGCATCTGGGGGTGCTGTTCCTCGACGAGCTTCCCGAATTCCAGCGCGCGGTGCTCGATTCGCTGCGCCAGCCGCTGGAGGCGGGGGTGGTGAGCGTCGCGCGGGCAAACGCGCATGTGACCTTTCCGGCCAGGGTTCAGCTCATTGCTGCGATGAATCCGTGCCGTTGCGGCCATCTGGGCGACCCCGCGCTCGCCTGCGCCCGCGCGCCGCGCTGTGCGGCCGACTATCAGGCCAAGGTGTCGGGGCCGCTGCTCGATCGCATCGATCTGCACATCGAAGTCCAGCCGGTCACCGCCGCCGACCTGGTGATGCCGCCGCCCGCCGAGGGGTCGGCGGAGGTCGCGGCGCGGGTCGCGGCGGCGCGGAGCGTGCAGGCGGCGCGCTATGCCGGTGCGGCGGCGCGGATGAATGCCGAGGCGGAGGGACTTTTGCTGGCCGAGCATTGCACCCCCGACGAGGCCGGGCGCACGCTGCTGGCGCAGGCGGCGGAGGCGATGCGGCTGTCGGCGCGCGGCTATACCCGCGTGCTGCGCGTGGCGCGGACGATCGCCGACCTTGCCGGGACGGAGGGCGTGGGCCGCATCCATGTCGCCGAGGCGCTGAGCTATCGCCGGCAGGCGCCGCGGAGCTGA
- a CDS encoding formate dehydrogenase subunit delta, which translates to MSQHAHLAHMANQIARNFASMDEMDAVAATADHIISFWDRRMKAAILADPSGLLPVAAAAVDRLREGGAVPHQTRATEFVGVDEVGGSDAG; encoded by the coding sequence ATGAGCCAGCATGCCCACCTCGCCCACATGGCGAACCAGATCGCGCGGAATTTCGCCTCGATGGACGAGATGGATGCCGTGGCGGCAACTGCCGATCATATCATCAGCTTCTGGGATCGACGGATGAAGGCCGCCATCCTCGCCGATCCGTCGGGCCTGCTACCCGTCGCCGCCGCTGCGGTCGACCGGTTGCGCGAGGGCGGCGCCGTACCGCATCAGACCCGCGCTACCGAATTCGTCGGAGTCGATGAAGTCGGCGGCTCCGACGCCGGCTGA
- the yihA gene encoding ribosome biogenesis GTP-binding protein YihA/YsxC, translating to MSGFDEDAIEAARKTFAGPVAFLKSAPELRHLPPAEVPEVAFAGRSNVGKSSLLNALTNRNGLARTSNTPGRTQELNFFDVGDPLAFRLVDMPGYGFAKAPKDIVRKWRYLVNDFLRGRDVLKRALVLIDARHGIKDVDREIFDMLDAAAVSYRTVLTKADKIKASELAEVTERTADEVRKRPAAHPDILVTSSEKGMGIPDLRAAVLEAIG from the coding sequence ATGAGCGGATTCGACGAAGACGCGATCGAGGCCGCGCGAAAGACCTTTGCGGGCCCCGTCGCCTTCCTGAAATCGGCGCCCGAACTGCGCCACCTGCCCCCTGCCGAGGTGCCCGAAGTCGCGTTCGCCGGCCGCTCGAACGTCGGCAAGTCGTCGCTGCTCAACGCGCTGACCAACCGCAACGGGCTGGCGCGCACGTCGAACACGCCGGGGCGGACGCAGGAGCTTAACTTCTTCGACGTGGGCGATCCCCTCGCCTTCCGGCTGGTCGACATGCCCGGCTATGGCTTTGCCAAGGCGCCCAAGGATATCGTCCGCAAATGGCGCTATCTGGTCAACGACTTCCTGCGCGGGCGTGACGTGCTCAAGCGCGCGCTGGTGCTGATCGACGCGCGCCACGGCATCAAGGATGTCGACCGCGAGATTTTCGACATGCTCGATGCCGCCGCCGTCAGCTACCGGACGGTGCTGACCAAGGCCGACAAGATCAAGGCCAGCGAACTCGCCGAAGTGACCGAGCGCACTGCCGACGAAGTGCGCAAGCGCCCCGCCGCGCACCCCGACATCCTCGTCACGTCGAGCGAAAAGGGCATGGGCATCCCCGACCTTCGCGCCGCCGTATTGGAAGCCATCGGTTGA
- the fdhF gene encoding formate dehydrogenase subunit alpha: MGYEPQPDFGTPRSYESTDVTLTIDGREISVPAGTTILRAAAEMGTSIPKLCATDTLKQFGSCRLCLVEIDGRRGTPASCTTPVTPGMVVHTQTPTLHKLRKGVMELYISDHPLDCLTCAANGDCELQDQAGAVGLRDVRYGYEGENHLGQAKDLSNPYFDFDPSKCIVCSRCVRACDEVQGTFALTIDGSGFASKVSASLPSDDFLSSECVSCGACVAACPTATLQEREVVRVGTPDRSVVTTCAYCGVGCTFRAEMRGEQLVRMVPWKEGKANRGHSCVKGRFAWGYANHQERVRNPMIRERIDQPWREVSWGEAFAYAASEIRRIQAQYGRDSVGGITSSRCTNEETFLVQKLVRAGFGNNNVDTCARVCHSPTGYGLKTTFGTSAGTQDFDSVMASDVILIIGANPTDGHPVFASRMKQRLRQGARLIVVDPRRIDMVRTPHIEAEHHLPLRPGTNVAVLTAMAHVIVTEQLANEAFIRERCDWDEYQHWAEFVANPRNSPEALQPVTTVDPQELRAAARLYATGGNGAIYYGLGVTEHSQGSSTVMAIANLAMATGNIGRPGVGVNPLRGQNNVQGACDMGSFPHELSGYRHISDGETRSLFEADWGVTLDPEPGLRIPNMLDAAVEGTFKALYIQGEDILQSDPNTKHVSAGLAAMECVIVHDLFLNETANYAHIFLPGSTFLEKDGTFTNAERRIQPVRKVMRPLNGLADWEVTMGLANALDLGWDYAHPSEIMDEIARLTPSFAGVSFARLDALGSMQWPATAETPDGTPVMHIDGFVRGKGKFVVTDYIPTDEKTGPRFPLLLTTGRILSQYNVGAQTRRTENVAWHPEDLLEMHPVDAEDRGMKDGDWARLASRAGETTLRVKITDRVAPGVVYTTFHHPATQANVITTDYSDWATNCPEYKVTAVQVAPSNGPSDWQEDYQALSARSRRIASPVEPAE; this comes from the coding sequence ATGGGATATGAACCCCAGCCCGATTTCGGTACGCCGAGATCATATGAATCGACCGACGTCACGCTGACCATCGACGGGCGCGAAATCAGCGTGCCGGCGGGCACGACGATCCTGCGCGCCGCCGCCGAAATGGGGACGTCGATCCCCAAATTGTGCGCCACCGACACCCTCAAGCAGTTCGGGTCGTGCCGCCTTTGCCTCGTCGAGATCGACGGCCGTCGCGGCACGCCCGCCAGCTGCACGACCCCCGTCACGCCCGGCATGGTCGTCCACACCCAGACGCCGACGCTGCACAAGCTGCGCAAGGGCGTGATGGAACTCTATATCTCCGATCACCCGCTCGATTGCCTGACCTGCGCCGCCAATGGCGATTGCGAGCTGCAGGACCAGGCCGGCGCAGTGGGCTTGCGCGACGTGCGCTACGGCTATGAGGGCGAGAACCATCTCGGCCAGGCCAAGGACCTGTCGAACCCCTATTTCGACTTCGATCCTTCCAAATGCATCGTCTGCTCGCGTTGCGTGCGCGCCTGCGACGAAGTCCAGGGCACCTTCGCGCTCACCATCGACGGCAGCGGCTTCGCGTCGAAAGTCTCGGCGAGCCTGCCGAGCGACGATTTTCTCTCTTCCGAATGCGTATCCTGCGGCGCGTGTGTTGCCGCCTGCCCCACCGCGACGCTGCAAGAGCGCGAGGTCGTCCGCGTCGGTACGCCCGATCGCTCGGTCGTCACCACCTGCGCCTATTGCGGCGTCGGCTGCACCTTCCGCGCCGAGATGCGCGGCGAGCAGCTCGTCCGGATGGTGCCGTGGAAGGAAGGCAAGGCCAATCGCGGCCATAGCTGCGTCAAGGGCCGCTTTGCCTGGGGCTATGCCAACCACCAGGAACGCGTGCGCAATCCGATGATCCGCGAACGCATCGACCAACCCTGGCGCGAGGTAAGCTGGGGTGAGGCGTTCGCCTATGCCGCAAGCGAGATCCGCCGCATCCAGGCGCAATATGGCCGCGATTCGGTCGGCGGGATCACCTCCAGCCGCTGCACCAACGAAGAGACCTTCCTCGTCCAGAAACTGGTCCGCGCGGGCTTCGGCAACAACAATGTCGATACCTGCGCGCGCGTCTGCCACTCGCCGACCGGCTATGGCCTGAAGACCACGTTCGGCACGTCCGCGGGCACGCAGGATTTCGATAGCGTGATGGCGTCCGACGTGATCCTGATCATCGGCGCCAATCCTACCGACGGCCATCCCGTCTTCGCCAGCCGCATGAAGCAGCGGCTGCGCCAGGGCGCCAGGCTGATCGTCGTCGATCCGCGCCGCATCGACATGGTCCGCACGCCGCATATCGAGGCCGAACATCACTTGCCGCTGCGCCCCGGCACCAACGTCGCGGTGCTCACTGCGATGGCGCATGTGATCGTGACCGAGCAACTGGCCAACGAAGCTTTCATCCGCGAACGCTGCGACTGGGACGAATATCAGCATTGGGCCGAATTCGTCGCAAACCCGCGCAACTCGCCCGAGGCGCTCCAGCCCGTGACGACGGTCGACCCGCAGGAACTGCGCGCGGCGGCGCGGCTCTACGCGACCGGCGGCAATGGCGCGATCTATTACGGCCTCGGCGTCACCGAACATAGCCAGGGCAGCTCGACCGTGATGGCGATCGCCAATCTGGCGATGGCGACGGGCAATATCGGCCGCCCCGGCGTCGGCGTGAACCCGTTGCGCGGACAGAACAACGTTCAGGGCGCCTGCGACATGGGCAGCTTCCCGCACGAGCTTTCGGGCTATCGCCACATCTCGGACGGCGAGACGCGCAGCCTGTTCGAGGCGGATTGGGGCGTGACGCTCGATCCCGAACCGGGTCTGCGCATCCCCAACATGCTCGACGCCGCGGTCGAGGGTACGTTCAAGGCGCTCTACATCCAGGGCGAGGACATCCTCCAGTCCGATCCCAACACCAAACATGTCTCGGCCGGCCTCGCCGCGATGGAATGCGTGATCGTCCACGATCTCTTCCTCAACGAGACCGCGAACTACGCGCACATCTTCCTGCCCGGCTCGACCTTCCTCGAAAAGGACGGGACCTTCACCAATGCCGAGCGCCGCATCCAGCCGGTGCGCAAGGTGATGCGCCCGCTCAACGGCCTCGCCGATTGGGAAGTCACGATGGGGCTCGCCAATGCGCTCGATCTCGGCTGGGACTATGCGCACCCGTCCGAGATCATGGACGAGATTGCCCGCCTGACGCCTTCGTTCGCGGGCGTCAGCTTCGCGCGGCTCGATGCGCTCGGCTCGATGCAATGGCCGGCCACCGCGGAAACGCCCGACGGCACGCCGGTGATGCACATCGACGGCTTCGTCCGCGGCAAGGGCAAGTTCGTGGTGACCGACTATATCCCGACCGACGAGAAGACCGGCCCGCGCTTCCCGCTGCTGCTGACCACCGGACGCATCCTCAGCCAGTATAATGTCGGCGCACAGACGCGGCGCACCGAGAATGTCGCCTGGCATCCGGAGGATCTGCTCGAGATGCACCCCGTCGATGCCGAGGATCGCGGGATGAAGGACGGCGACTGGGCGAGGCTGGCCTCGCGCGCCGGCGAGACGACGCTGCGCGTCAAGATCACCGATCGCGTCGCCCCGGGCGTGGTCTATACGACCTTTCACCACCCGGCGACGCAGGCCAACGTCATCACCACCGACTATTCGGACTGGGCCACCAACTGCCCCGAATATAAAGTGACCGCGGTCCAAGTGGCCCCATCCAACGGCCCGAGCGACTGGCAGGAGGACTATCAGGCGCTCAGCGCGCGTTCGCGCCGCATCGCATCGCCCGTGGAGCCCGCCGAATGA
- the yidD gene encoding membrane protein insertion efficiency factor YidD, producing the protein MIARALILVARAWQLGPSLILPPSCRYQPSCSAYAIEALRRYGAVKGSWLAIRRIARCHPWGGHGHDPVP; encoded by the coding sequence GTGATCGCGCGCGCGCTGATCCTCGTCGCGCGGGCGTGGCAACTCGGCCCTTCGCTGATCCTGCCGCCCAGCTGCCGCTACCAGCCTTCCTGTTCGGCCTATGCAATCGAGGCGCTTCGCCGCTATGGGGCGGTCAAGGGCAGTTGGCTCGCCATCCGACGAATCGCGCGCTGCCATCCATGGGGCGGGCACGGCCACGATCCCGTGCCATGA